In Halomarina salina, one DNA window encodes the following:
- a CDS encoding NAD(P)/FAD-dependent oxidoreductase, with amino-acid sequence MTEREEGNEEATRVVVLGAGYGGCAAVQSLEGEREDRDIDIVWVSATDHHLVLHEAHRCLRTPSVAETISIPVEEVKSPATRFVEATVTGLDVDERRVELDDHDDLAYDYAVVGLGSQTAFFGIDGLEDHALTLKSLDDALTITDRLRDAAREATRDDPAQVVVGGGGLTGIQTAGEIAAWREDRDAPVEVHLVERSGEVFPGHDHEFQGAIQNRLEAHDVHVDTGTAVSSVEDDTIRFEERDPFEYDVLVWAGGVTGQAALDDADVDKEHNRLYTGATLETSDDRVFAIGDSALVHQDADEGPLTEEAIWDSIADEDLDDVPPPTAEAAWEEGQHIGENVVRAIDGRDRRHWAYMNKGTLVSVGDDAVAHDVVGVPLNTFGGPGARVIKKAISARWIATVGSWRRAARAWPNM; translated from the coding sequence ATGACCGAGCGAGAAGAAGGGAACGAGGAGGCGACGCGCGTCGTCGTCCTCGGTGCGGGCTACGGTGGCTGTGCGGCCGTCCAGAGCCTCGAAGGCGAACGCGAGGACCGGGATATCGACATCGTCTGGGTGTCGGCGACGGACCACCACCTCGTCCTCCACGAGGCCCACCGGTGTCTCCGGACTCCGTCCGTCGCCGAGACCATCTCGATTCCGGTCGAGGAGGTGAAGTCGCCGGCGACGCGGTTCGTCGAGGCGACCGTCACCGGACTCGACGTGGACGAGCGACGGGTCGAACTCGACGACCACGACGACCTGGCGTACGACTACGCGGTCGTCGGCCTCGGCAGTCAGACCGCCTTCTTCGGCATCGACGGCCTCGAAGACCACGCGCTCACGCTCAAGAGCCTCGACGACGCGCTCACCATCACCGACCGCCTCCGAGACGCCGCCCGCGAGGCGACGCGGGACGACCCGGCGCAGGTCGTGGTCGGCGGGGGCGGCCTGACCGGTATCCAGACCGCGGGCGAGATAGCCGCGTGGCGCGAGGACCGCGACGCGCCCGTCGAGGTCCACCTCGTCGAGCGCTCCGGCGAGGTGTTCCCCGGACACGACCACGAGTTCCAGGGGGCGATCCAGAACCGGCTCGAGGCCCACGACGTGCACGTCGACACCGGCACGGCGGTGTCGAGCGTCGAGGACGACACCATCCGGTTCGAGGAGCGCGACCCGTTCGAGTACGACGTGCTGGTCTGGGCGGGCGGCGTCACCGGCCAGGCGGCCCTCGACGACGCCGACGTCGACAAGGAACACAACCGACTGTACACCGGGGCGACGCTGGAGACCAGCGACGACCGCGTGTTCGCCATCGGCGACAGCGCGCTGGTCCACCAGGACGCCGACGAAGGGCCGCTCACCGAGGAGGCCATCTGGGACTCCATCGCGGACGAGGACCTCGACGACGTGCCGCCGCCGACCGCCGAGGCGGCGTGGGAAGAGGGCCAGCACATCGGGGAGAACGTCGTGCGTGCCATCGACGGGCGGGACCGCCGCCACTGGGCGTACATGAACAAGGGGACGCTGGTCTCGGTCGGCGACGACGCCGTCGCCCACGACGTCGTCGGAGTCCCGCTCAACACGTTCGGCGGCCCCGGCGCGCGGGTCATCAAGAAGGCCATCTCGGCCCGCTGGATAGCGACGGTCGGGTCGTGGCGACGCGCGGCCCGTGCCTGGCCGAACATGTGA
- a CDS encoding glycoside hydrolase family 15 protein, whose amino-acid sequence MALTDSQMTDHLPLEHYGIVGNLETCALVGRNGSVDWCCLPRLNSSSVFAALLDDDGGGRFAIRPTDSFEATQEYLERTNVLQTTFETASGTVTVTDFMPLSPNNDGNQPKVRALYRKVTGTGGRVDLDVTFSPAFDYARADTRVEPMADGVVASGDARRVTLTSPVDLDTGDGEASGSLSVEEGDTGWFVLGYGTRAPTDEEACERLLDGTAQYWRDSTHTCDGEDCPFVGYGHDQVVRSELVLELLVYQDTGGIVAAPTTSLPEVVGGVRNWDYRYSWIRDGAFAVRAFHNLGDREKAMNYLDGFLELGRSADPADLQPLYGLQHDSTYEELELDHLSGYRDSTPVRIGNGAADQLQLGIYGELVLAFYELTRSDGDLGQDNWNAIYDIVEYVREVWEQPDAGIWEMRGGPKQFVHSKLMCWVALDRAIALAEDGGYDAPLDEWREDRETIRETVVERGFDEEQNSFTQAFDDDQLDASTLLIPLFGMLPIDDPRVEGTVDAVLDRLTTDDGLVYRYEDDGLPGQEGTFVLCSFWLVDCLALAGETERARELYDEVRDRFSPLGLVSEEMDPETGALLGNFPQAFSHLGLVNTALFLHEAEAGTASQEFPTRS is encoded by the coding sequence TTGGCACTCACCGACTCACAGATGACGGATCACCTACCACTCGAACACTACGGTATCGTCGGCAATCTGGAGACCTGTGCGCTCGTGGGCCGCAACGGCTCGGTCGACTGGTGCTGTCTTCCCCGCCTCAACTCGTCGAGCGTCTTCGCCGCCCTCCTCGACGACGACGGGGGAGGACGGTTCGCCATCCGACCCACCGACTCCTTCGAGGCGACACAGGAGTATCTGGAGCGGACCAACGTCCTGCAGACGACGTTCGAGACGGCGTCGGGTACCGTAACGGTGACCGACTTCATGCCGCTGTCGCCGAACAACGACGGGAACCAGCCGAAGGTCCGCGCGCTGTACCGGAAGGTGACCGGGACCGGCGGGCGCGTCGACCTCGACGTCACGTTCTCGCCGGCGTTCGACTACGCTCGCGCGGATACGCGCGTCGAACCGATGGCCGACGGCGTGGTCGCCAGCGGGGACGCCAGACGCGTCACGCTGACGAGTCCCGTCGACCTGGACACCGGGGACGGCGAGGCGTCGGGGTCGCTCTCCGTCGAAGAGGGCGACACCGGCTGGTTCGTCCTGGGGTACGGGACGCGAGCGCCGACCGACGAGGAGGCCTGCGAGCGACTGCTCGACGGGACGGCGCAGTACTGGCGCGACTCCACGCACACCTGTGACGGCGAGGACTGCCCGTTCGTCGGCTACGGGCACGACCAGGTCGTCCGGTCTGAACTCGTCCTCGAACTGCTGGTCTATCAGGACACCGGCGGTATCGTCGCCGCGCCGACCACCTCGCTGCCGGAGGTCGTCGGCGGCGTGCGCAACTGGGACTATCGGTACAGCTGGATACGCGACGGCGCGTTCGCGGTCCGGGCGTTCCACAACCTCGGCGACCGGGAGAAGGCGATGAACTACCTCGACGGGTTCCTCGAACTCGGGCGCTCGGCCGACCCGGCCGACCTCCAGCCGCTGTACGGCCTCCAGCACGACTCCACGTACGAGGAACTGGAGCTCGACCACCTCTCGGGCTACCGGGACTCGACTCCCGTCAGAATCGGCAACGGCGCGGCCGACCAGCTCCAGCTGGGCATCTACGGCGAACTCGTCCTCGCGTTCTACGAACTCACCCGGTCCGACGGTGACCTCGGCCAGGACAACTGGAACGCCATCTACGACATCGTCGAGTACGTCCGCGAGGTCTGGGAGCAACCCGACGCCGGCATCTGGGAGATGCGCGGCGGTCCGAAACAGTTCGTCCACTCGAAGCTGATGTGCTGGGTCGCGCTCGACCGCGCCATCGCGCTAGCCGAGGATGGGGGATACGACGCACCGCTCGACGAGTGGCGCGAGGACCGCGAGACCATCCGCGAGACGGTCGTCGAGCGCGGGTTCGACGAGGAGCAGAACAGCTTCACGCAGGCGTTCGACGACGACCAGCTCGACGCGAGCACCCTGCTGATTCCCCTCTTCGGGATGCTCCCGATCGACGACCCGCGCGTCGAGGGGACCGTCGACGCCGTCCTCGACCGACTCACGACCGACGACGGACTCGTCTACCGGTACGAGGACGACGGACTGCCGGGCCAGGAGGGGACGTTCGTCCTCTGTTCGTTCTGGCTGGTGGACTGCCTCGCCCTCGCGGGCGAGACCGAGCGCGCACGCGAGCTGTACGACGAGGTCCGGGACCGGTTCAGCCCGCTCGGACTCGTCTCCGAGGAGATGGACCCGGAGACGGGAGCGCTCCTGGGGAACTTCCCGCAGGCGTTCAGTCACCTCGGCCTCGTCAACACGGCGCTGTTCCTGCACGAGGCCGAAGCGGGGACGGCGAGTCAAGAGTTCCCGACCCGGTCGTGA
- a CDS encoding NADP-dependent phosphogluconate dehydrogenase, whose product MSDTDLELGIVGLGSIGGNLAKQAVEEDIRVVGLDTEERPELDDAGVEVHDADQYDVLVEELDAPRLVYLSLPAGSLIDEELDQMLDAFEEGDVVMDGGNSFWRDSVRREERAWEEGVYFLDTGTSGGPPRAQEGACFMVGGREEGYERAEPVLDALSVEGGLLHVGPPGSGHFVKLVHNGIEFGMLQSIAEGVELLEAGQFDVDMADVFHNWSNGAVIESWLVELMEKGLRKEDQQSDVPDFDDIPNYVEDTGEVNWLVSEAYKGETPIPVISTSVTELFKSRGNQRHAYKAIALMRHGFGTHPFGEDEHIRQERLGGRVGNEPRHELRDDEDVDPVGPLADEGED is encoded by the coding sequence ATGTCAGATACTGACCTCGAACTCGGAATCGTCGGACTCGGATCGATCGGTGGCAACCTCGCGAAGCAGGCCGTCGAGGAGGACATCCGCGTCGTCGGCCTCGACACCGAAGAACGCCCAGAACTGGACGACGCGGGCGTGGAGGTACACGACGCCGACCAGTACGACGTGCTCGTCGAGGAACTCGACGCGCCGCGACTGGTCTACCTCTCGCTCCCGGCGGGTTCGCTCATCGACGAGGAACTCGACCAGATGCTCGACGCGTTCGAGGAGGGCGACGTCGTCATGGACGGCGGCAACTCCTTCTGGCGCGACTCCGTCCGCCGCGAGGAGCGCGCCTGGGAGGAGGGCGTCTACTTCCTCGACACCGGGACGAGCGGCGGCCCACCGCGTGCGCAGGAGGGGGCCTGCTTCATGGTCGGCGGCCGCGAGGAGGGCTACGAGCGGGCCGAACCGGTCCTCGACGCCCTCTCAGTCGAGGGAGGGTTGCTCCACGTCGGCCCGCCGGGGAGCGGCCACTTCGTCAAACTCGTCCACAACGGCATCGAGTTCGGGATGCTCCAGTCCATCGCCGAGGGCGTCGAACTCCTCGAAGCGGGCCAGTTCGACGTCGACATGGCCGACGTGTTCCACAACTGGTCGAACGGCGCGGTCATCGAGAGCTGGCTCGTCGAACTGATGGAGAAGGGTCTCCGCAAGGAGGACCAGCAGTCCGACGTGCCGGACTTCGACGACATCCCGAACTACGTCGAGGACACCGGCGAGGTGAACTGGCTCGTCAGCGAGGCGTACAAGGGCGAGACCCCCATCCCGGTCATCTCCACGTCCGTCACGGAGCTGTTCAAATCGCGGGGCAACCAGCGCCACGCCTACAAGGCCATCGCGCTGATGCGCCACGGCTTCGGCACCCACCCCTTCGGCGAGGACGAACACATCCGTCAGGAACGACTGGGGGGCCGCGTCGGGAACGAACCGCGACACGAACTCCGCGACGACGAGGACGTGGACCCCGTCGGTCCCCTCGCCGACGAGGGGGAGGACTGA
- the rpiA gene encoding ribose-5-phosphate isomerase RpiA: MAKEFTYEADGEELREWAEDESDVVEQARATLDDHGVSLSDDEIRQHVEVVPSPRRIKSGADGVFDERRRRGGQRAAREVVESGMDLGLGTGSTTAWAVAEVGRLLREGELEDVRGVATSLQSHELAKEAGIPLVSLDQVTELDVTVDGADQYSEEEPTVIKGGGGAHARERVIDAMADELVIATDEEKATDPLDFPVPVEVMPDARSTVAEDIRDLGGDPELRMAERKDGPLFTANGNLVLDCDFGGLDDTHGTADDLDDIPGVLEHGIFLDMVDTVYLGTAEDVEVLRF, encoded by the coding sequence ATGGCGAAGGAGTTCACCTACGAGGCCGACGGCGAGGAACTCCGCGAGTGGGCCGAGGACGAGTCCGACGTGGTCGAACAGGCGAGAGCGACGCTCGACGACCACGGCGTCTCGCTCTCGGACGACGAGATACGCCAACACGTCGAGGTGGTTCCGTCGCCACGACGCATCAAGAGCGGCGCGGACGGCGTCTTCGACGAGCGGCGTCGCCGTGGCGGCCAGCGTGCCGCCCGGGAGGTCGTCGAGAGCGGCATGGACCTCGGACTCGGCACCGGGAGCACGACGGCGTGGGCCGTCGCCGAGGTCGGTCGACTGCTCCGCGAGGGCGAACTGGAGGACGTCCGCGGCGTCGCCACCTCGCTGCAGTCCCACGAACTCGCCAAGGAGGCGGGCATCCCGCTCGTCTCGCTCGACCAGGTGACGGAACTCGACGTCACCGTCGACGGCGCGGACCAGTACTCAGAGGAGGAGCCGACCGTCATCAAGGGCGGTGGCGGGGCACACGCTCGGGAGCGTGTCATCGACGCGATGGCCGACGAACTCGTCATCGCGACCGACGAGGAGAAGGCGACCGACCCGCTCGACTTCCCGGTTCCCGTCGAGGTGATGCCCGACGCGCGGTCGACGGTCGCCGAGGACATCCGTGACCTCGGCGGCGACCCCGAGTTGCGGATGGCCGAACGGAAGGACGGACCCCTGTTCACGGCGAACGGCAACCTCGTCCTCGACTGCGACTTCGGTGGTCTCGACGACACTCACGGGACGGCCGACGACCTCGACGATATCCCCGGCGTACTGGAACACGGCATCTTCCTCGACATGGTCGACACCGTCTACCTCGGGACCGCCGAGGACGTCGAAGTCCTGCGGTTCTGA